The following are from one region of the Rhipicephalus microplus isolate Deutch F79 chromosome 1, USDA_Rmic, whole genome shotgun sequence genome:
- the LOC119188291 gene encoding uncharacterized protein LOC119188291: MVLTSDLRCADKKCNQPLPNKNSTFLRCSMCCKLTCRECNAQHEGKNCKDYRATLAEQDQAGCPEAITWEQIAGSSSAGHVSDDTVVPEEFIPGQHYVCGVDGCCFAVVLHEGSKKFWCALCHSRHKIVDNKIIRAKGPPISVTMYNQVLSARALWKK; the protein is encoded by the exons ATGGTTTTGACGAGCGATCTTCGTTGCGCGGAcaagaagtgcaaccaaccgctGCCGAATAAAAATAGCACATTCTTGCGTTGCTCAATGTGCTGCAAGCTTACGTGTCGTGAGTGCAATGCGCAGCACGAAGGCAAGAACTGCAAGGATTACAGAGCCACGTTAGCAGAACAGGATCAAGCAGGATGCCCTGAAGCGATCACTTGGGAACAAATTGCTGGATCGAGTAGTGCTGGTCACGTCTCTGACGACACG GTTGTCCCGGAGGAGTTCATACCTGGACAGCACTACGTCTGCGGTGTGGATGGCTGCTGCTTCGCGGTCGTCCTCCACGAAGGATCCAAGAAATTTTGGTGTGCCTTGTGTCACAGCAGACACAAAATCGTGGACAACAAGATTATAAGGGCCAAGGGACCGCCTATTTCTGTCACTATGTATAATCAAGTGTTAAGTGCTCGAGCTTTATGGAAGAAATAG